In Rhizobium sp. ZPR4, a genomic segment contains:
- a CDS encoding DUF1192 domain-containing protein, with protein sequence MSIFDDDRPKQPSAHEIGSDLSLLSVDELKSRVALLQSEVARLEEEIATKASGRKAADSLFRF encoded by the coding sequence ATGAGCATTTTCGACGATGATCGTCCCAAGCAGCCGTCCGCCCACGAGATCGGCAGTGATCTGTCGCTGCTGTCGGTGGACGAGCTGAAAAGCCGCGTAGCATTGCTCCAGAGCGAGGTCGCCCGGCTGGAAGAGGAAATCGCCACCAAGGCCTCCGGCCGCAAGGCGGCGGATAGCCTTTTCCGCTTCTGA
- a CDS encoding DUF1465 family protein: MSELGLNTISFAGHAASSAQFRALYSEGMSLVEETAGYLDGQGRAASKVLPRMASVLYAAESMRLTTRLMQMASWLLLQRAVNNGEMSRDQVLAEKNKVRLDGFNVDRNAPGWNDLPESFRDLVERSLRLQNRVAILDREIYRPTEAAIVPDNQNSVKAQLTLLQTAFGGS, translated from the coding sequence ATGTCGGAACTTGGGTTGAACACGATCAGCTTTGCTGGCCACGCCGCATCATCGGCACAGTTCAGGGCACTCTATTCTGAAGGCATGTCGCTGGTCGAGGAAACCGCCGGCTATCTCGATGGCCAGGGCCGCGCTGCTTCCAAGGTTCTGCCGCGCATGGCCTCCGTACTCTACGCCGCAGAATCCATGCGGCTGACCACCCGCCTCATGCAGATGGCCTCTTGGCTGCTGCTGCAGCGCGCCGTCAACAACGGCGAAATGTCCCGCGATCAGGTCTTGGCCGAAAAGAACAAGGTCCGCCTCGACGGCTTCAACGTCGACCGCAACGCGCCGGGCTGGAACGATCTGCCGGAATCCTTCCGTGACCTCGTCGAGCGCTCGCTGCGCTTGCAGAATCGCGTCGCCATCCTCGACCGCGAGATCTACCGCCCGACGGAGGCCGCTATCGTTCCGGACAATCAGAACAGCGTCAAGGCGCAGCTGACCCTGCTGCAGACCGCATTCGGCGGCAGCTGA
- a CDS encoding translation factor GTPase family protein, with protein sequence MRTLNLGILAHVDAGKTSLTERLLFDTGIIDKLGSVDAGSTQTDSLALERQRGITIAAAVVSFTIGDVVVNLIDTPGHPDFIAEIERILQLLDAAVVVVSAVEGVQPQTRVLVKALRRLGIPFLFFINKIDRLGARYDEVLEDIASQLAVRPVALSIIRDAGNRLATVEAADIKRDPHFSRLCETLAANDEALLEDYILAAERLTRQRLEQALVDQVAKSLIHPAFAGAATRGLGIPALISAIETLLPSRQPNPGGPVSGTIFKIERGWGGEKLAYLHLASGTIGLRDDIETPNGPAKISSLQLFRDGRAGKVTQIHAGQIAKVGGLTNARIGDWVGTERPSGTLRHFAPPTLETRIRSMHPSESAAFWLALTQLAEQDPLINLRTNEETGDIYVSLYGEVQKEVIQATLSTEFGLDIVFEESTVIHVERLAQTGSAVELIFKEPNPFLATVGLRVEPRSEGTGNSFTLEVDIGQMPASFYRAVEEAVFETLKEGLFGWQVIDCHVAMTAARQSSPASTAVDFRKLTPLVLASALSSAQTILCEPIEHFHIEIPATALAGVHSLLAKAGASMRKTQIDEGLARLEGTVASSMIQTIQRQLPGLSAGAGVLDHAFDHHAPLSGPHDVRERAAANPFDRADYLRRMR encoded by the coding sequence ATGCGCACATTGAATCTGGGCATCCTCGCCCATGTAGACGCGGGCAAGACTAGCCTTACGGAACGACTCCTTTTCGACACCGGCATAATCGACAAACTCGGCAGCGTCGATGCCGGTAGCACACAGACCGACAGTCTCGCACTCGAAAGACAACGCGGCATCACCATCGCTGCGGCGGTGGTTTCCTTCACCATCGGCGATGTCGTGGTGAACCTCATCGATACGCCCGGCCATCCGGACTTCATTGCCGAGATCGAACGGATTTTACAATTGCTCGATGCGGCTGTGGTTGTCGTATCGGCAGTCGAGGGCGTGCAGCCGCAGACCCGCGTGCTCGTTAAGGCATTGCGCCGCCTCGGCATACCCTTCCTGTTCTTTATCAATAAGATCGATCGCCTCGGCGCGCGTTACGATGAGGTTCTCGAAGATATTGCGTCCCAGCTGGCGGTTCGCCCCGTTGCGCTGTCGATCATCCGCGATGCCGGCAACAGGCTCGCCACGGTGGAAGCCGCCGATATCAAACGCGATCCCCATTTTTCGCGCCTCTGCGAAACACTTGCTGCGAATGACGAAGCATTGCTGGAAGACTATATTCTGGCTGCCGAGCGCCTGACACGGCAGAGGCTGGAACAAGCCCTTGTCGATCAGGTGGCGAAGTCTTTGATCCATCCGGCATTTGCCGGTGCGGCGACGCGGGGCCTTGGCATCCCCGCCCTGATCTCGGCGATCGAGACCCTGTTGCCCAGCCGGCAGCCCAACCCTGGTGGCCCGGTTTCCGGGACAATCTTCAAGATCGAGCGCGGATGGGGCGGCGAGAAGCTCGCCTATCTCCACCTGGCGTCGGGCACGATCGGCCTTCGCGACGATATCGAGACCCCGAACGGCCCGGCAAAGATCAGCAGCCTTCAGCTTTTCAGGGATGGGCGGGCGGGCAAGGTTACACAGATCCACGCAGGGCAGATCGCCAAGGTCGGCGGGCTCACCAATGCCCGTATCGGCGATTGGGTCGGCACCGAACGCCCATCCGGCACGCTTCGCCACTTCGCGCCGCCCACTCTGGAAACCCGCATCCGCTCGATGCACCCTTCGGAAAGCGCAGCGTTCTGGCTGGCTCTGACCCAACTCGCGGAGCAGGATCCGCTCATCAACCTGCGCACCAATGAGGAGACGGGCGACATATATGTCTCGCTCTACGGCGAAGTGCAGAAGGAGGTCATCCAGGCAACCCTTTCAACCGAGTTCGGCCTCGACATCGTCTTCGAAGAAAGCACTGTCATCCATGTAGAGAGGCTGGCTCAGACGGGAAGCGCGGTCGAACTGATATTCAAGGAGCCCAATCCGTTTCTCGCAACGGTCGGCTTGCGTGTCGAGCCGCGGTCGGAAGGCACCGGCAACAGCTTTACCCTGGAGGTGGATATCGGCCAGATGCCGGCAAGTTTCTATCGCGCGGTCGAGGAAGCAGTTTTCGAAACGCTCAAGGAAGGTCTCTTCGGCTGGCAGGTCATCGATTGCCATGTCGCCATGACGGCGGCGCGGCAGAGCTCGCCGGCGAGCACGGCGGTGGATTTCCGCAAGCTGACGCCGCTGGTACTCGCATCCGCGCTTTCGTCCGCACAGACGATCCTATGCGAGCCTATCGAGCATTTTCACATCGAGATACCGGCAACGGCTTTGGCCGGCGTGCACAGCTTGCTCGCCAAGGCCGGCGCATCGATGAGAAAAACGCAGATCGACGAAGGATTGGCCCGGCTGGAAGGCACAGTGGCATCATCGATGATCCAGACCATCCAAAGGCAATTGCCGGGATTGTCGGCTGGGGCGGGCGTTCTGGATCACGCCTTCGATCATCACGCGCCGCTATCGGGTCCACACGATGTGCGGGAGCGCGCAGCAGCAAATCCGTTCGACCGTGCCGATTACCTGCGACGCATGCGATGA
- the rpmE gene encoding 50S ribosomal protein L31 — MKANIHPDYHTIKVVMTDGTEYETRSTWGSEGAVMNLEIDSKSHPAWTGGNQQLMDRAGRVSKFNKRFGGLGI; from the coding sequence ATGAAGGCCAACATTCATCCCGACTACCACACGATCAAGGTAGTCATGACCGACGGCACCGAATATGAAACCCGCTCGACCTGGGGTTCTGAAGGCGCTGTCATGAACCTCGAAATCGACTCCAAGTCCCATCCGGCTTGGACCGGCGGCAACCAGCAGCTGATGGACCGTGCCGGCCGCGTTTCGAAGTTCAACAAGCGCTTCGGCGGTCTCGGCATCTAA
- a CDS encoding ABC transporter transmembrane domain-containing protein: MSETGQAEEKKNRSIRPLGRLAPYLRRYRGMVAGAIISLVIAAVTSLALPVAVRRMIDHGFDQADRALIDSYFVAIMIMALLLAAASALRYYFVISIGERIVSDMRREVFDHVTRLSPSFFDVNQSGEIVSRLTADTTQIKSAVGATASVALRNLILCLGAVIMMIVTSPKLSSIVLIAIPIIVLPLVSFGRSVRKRSRAAQETLAQASAYANETIAANRTIQAYNGEDAAAQRYGSAVEDAYQAARAAIRSRSLLTGFAIAMVFGSIVAVLWVGAQNVLAGAMSAGTLGQFLLYSVIAGSSLGSLSEVWGELSQAAGAADRLGELLAEVSPITAPANPLPLPQPPQGRVEFSDVHFFYPSRPNRSALHGLSFSVKPGETVAIVGASGAGKSTIFSLLLRFYDPQKGHVALDGVDARDVMPDALRERIAIVPQDTTIFAASIHDNIAFGRPGASRDEVRAAAMAAQADEFISRLEEGYDTQVGERGVTLSGGQRQRIAIARAILKNAPILLLDEATSALDAESETLVQKALEGLMEARTTLVIAHRLATVLKADRILVLDQGRIVEEGTHQTLIRHGGIYAKLARLQFDAGIEEHMLIAK, translated from the coding sequence TTGTCAGAGACTGGCCAGGCTGAGGAAAAGAAAAACCGTTCAATCCGTCCTCTCGGACGACTGGCACCCTACCTCAGGCGATATCGGGGCATGGTGGCCGGTGCGATCATATCACTCGTCATCGCTGCCGTGACTTCGCTTGCTCTGCCGGTCGCCGTCCGTCGCATGATTGATCACGGCTTCGATCAGGCCGACCGCGCTCTGATCGACAGCTATTTCGTCGCGATCATGATCATGGCCCTGCTGCTCGCCGCTGCGAGCGCGCTGCGCTATTACTTCGTCATCTCCATCGGCGAGCGCATCGTCTCCGACATGCGCCGCGAGGTCTTCGACCACGTGACGCGGCTGTCGCCCTCCTTCTTCGATGTCAACCAGTCGGGCGAGATCGTTTCGCGGCTGACGGCCGACACGACTCAGATCAAGTCCGCGGTCGGCGCCACCGCGTCCGTCGCGCTGCGCAACCTCATCCTCTGTCTCGGCGCCGTGATCATGATGATCGTCACCAGCCCGAAGCTGTCGAGCATCGTGCTGATCGCGATCCCGATCATCGTGCTGCCGCTCGTCAGTTTTGGCCGTTCCGTGCGCAAGCGCTCGCGGGCCGCGCAGGAGACGCTGGCGCAAGCGTCAGCCTATGCCAACGAGACCATCGCGGCCAACCGCACTATTCAGGCCTATAATGGCGAAGATGCCGCCGCACAGCGCTATGGCAGTGCCGTCGAGGATGCCTATCAGGCAGCGCGCGCGGCAATCAGATCCCGCTCGCTGCTGACGGGCTTCGCAATCGCCATGGTCTTCGGCAGTATCGTCGCGGTTCTCTGGGTCGGCGCGCAGAATGTTCTTGCCGGTGCCATGTCGGCCGGCACGCTCGGCCAGTTTCTGCTCTATTCCGTCATCGCCGGCTCCTCGCTCGGCTCACTGTCCGAAGTATGGGGCGAGCTGTCCCAGGCTGCGGGTGCTGCCGACCGCCTGGGCGAGCTGCTTGCCGAAGTATCGCCGATCACCGCTCCCGCCAATCCCCTGCCCTTGCCGCAGCCGCCGCAGGGCCGCGTGGAATTCTCCGATGTCCACTTCTTCTACCCGTCGCGACCAAACAGATCGGCACTGCATGGCCTCTCCTTCTCGGTAAAGCCAGGCGAAACCGTCGCAATCGTCGGGGCGTCGGGCGCCGGCAAGAGTACGATCTTTTCGTTGCTGCTGCGCTTCTACGATCCGCAGAAGGGCCACGTCGCCTTGGATGGCGTCGATGCCCGCGACGTGATGCCGGACGCCTTGCGCGAGCGCATCGCCATCGTGCCTCAGGACACCACGATTTTTGCCGCCTCGATCCATGACAACATCGCCTTCGGCCGCCCCGGCGCCTCCCGTGACGAAGTGCGCGCCGCCGCGATGGCCGCGCAGGCGGACGAATTCATTTCGCGCCTGGAAGAAGGGTACGACACCCAGGTCGGCGAGCGTGGCGTCACCCTTTCCGGCGGCCAGCGCCAACGCATCGCCATTGCCCGCGCCATCCTGAAGAATGCGCCGATCCTCCTGCTCGACGAGGCAACATCGGCCCTCGATGCCGAGAGCGAGACCCTGGTGCAAAAGGCGTTGGAGGGCTTGATGGAGGCACGCACGACCCTCGTCATCGCTCATCGTTTGGCAACCGTGCTCAAGGCCGACCGCATTCTGGTGCTGGATCAGGGCCGCATTGTCGAGGAAGGCACGCATCAAACCCTGATCCGCCACGGCGGCATCTACGCCAAGCTTGCGCGTCTGCAGTTCGACGCCGGCATCGAGGAACATATGCTCATCGCGAAATAG
- a CDS encoding YegP family protein, producing MYKFEVYKDKAGEFRFRFKASNGETMFGSEGYKAKASALHAIESIKAHVGGAVIDDQTIATA from the coding sequence ATGTATAAATTTGAAGTCTACAAGGACAAGGCCGGCGAGTTTCGCTTCCGCTTCAAGGCCTCGAACGGCGAAACCATGTTCGGTTCGGAAGGCTATAAGGCGAAGGCCTCGGCCCTGCATGCCATCGAGTCGATCAAGGCTCACGTCGGCGGTGCCGTCATCGACGACCAGACCATCGCCACCGCATAA
- a CDS encoding YciI family protein encodes MQYALIIREAPEDFKRREDPAYRNGWVAYTQALVQAGIMTGGAGLTPPETATVIRRRGEDHDVQDGPFPEGKEQLGGFYLIDVPDLDAALEWAVRVPISQHGSVEVRPRLQM; translated from the coding sequence ATGCAATACGCTTTGATCATTCGAGAAGCACCCGAGGATTTCAAACGCCGTGAAGATCCCGCCTACAGGAACGGCTGGGTCGCTTACACCCAGGCCCTTGTGCAGGCCGGCATCATGACCGGCGGCGCCGGGCTGACCCCGCCCGAGACGGCAACCGTCATCCGCCGCCGCGGCGAAGACCATGATGTGCAGGACGGCCCCTTCCCCGAAGGCAAGGAACAGCTTGGCGGCTTCTATCTGATCGACGTGCCGGATCTCGATGCGGCGCTGGAATGGGCAGTGCGGGTTCCGATCTCGCAGCACGGCTCGGTCGAAGTCCGGCCGCGCCTGCAGATGTAA
- a CDS encoding DUF6596 domain-containing protein produces the protein MLSDAERATEQVARQSYGKLIAFLATRSHDVPAAEDALSEAIAAALRSWPERGIPDSPEAWLLVAARRNLLRGVRHEAVKAAGRARIAMAMEEAEERMNADHSTFPDERLKLLFACTHPAIDVSVHAALMLQTVLAIDAATIAKAFILSPEAMSQRLVRAKIKIREARIPFSVPEKPMLPERLSGVLAAIYAAYGLGWEGLGENEKQGSLADEAIWLGRALHATLPEEPEAIGLLSLMLYSHSRHGARRNASGDYVPLDEQQTGLWNAEMIIEADRLLRKAGAFGRFGPFQCQAAIQSVHAERRRSGATDWPALAKLYEALLMMKPTTGARISHAAVIAKVKGAAAGLDLLNGMAERDIASYQPYWAVRAHLLVEAGNTEQASSAYRSAVGLSSSEAVRQFLLRRLDSISPGNG, from the coding sequence ATGCTGTCCGATGCCGAACGCGCCACCGAACAGGTGGCGCGCCAATCCTACGGCAAGCTGATCGCCTTTCTCGCCACGCGCTCGCATGATGTGCCGGCGGCGGAAGACGCCTTGTCCGAGGCGATTGCGGCAGCGCTGCGCAGCTGGCCGGAGCGCGGTATTCCCGATAGCCCTGAAGCCTGGCTGCTCGTCGCCGCTCGGCGAAATCTGCTTCGCGGCGTCAGACATGAAGCCGTCAAAGCCGCAGGCCGCGCCAGGATAGCAATGGCGATGGAAGAGGCTGAAGAGCGCATGAATGCGGATCATTCGACCTTTCCGGACGAACGCCTGAAGCTGCTCTTTGCCTGCACCCATCCTGCCATCGACGTCTCTGTTCACGCGGCATTGATGCTGCAAACCGTGCTCGCCATCGACGCGGCGACGATAGCAAAGGCTTTCATCCTGTCACCGGAGGCGATGAGCCAGCGGCTTGTACGGGCAAAGATCAAAATTCGCGAAGCGCGCATTCCGTTCAGCGTGCCGGAGAAGCCAATGCTACCGGAGCGGCTGTCAGGCGTGCTCGCTGCCATCTACGCCGCCTATGGTCTCGGCTGGGAGGGGCTCGGAGAAAACGAAAAGCAAGGTTCTCTTGCGGACGAAGCCATCTGGCTCGGGCGTGCGCTGCATGCGACCCTGCCCGAGGAGCCGGAGGCAATAGGCCTGCTGTCGCTTATGCTCTATAGCCATTCCCGCCACGGCGCGCGCCGGAATGCGAGCGGAGACTATGTACCTCTCGACGAGCAGCAGACTGGCCTCTGGAATGCCGAAATGATCATCGAGGCCGACAGGCTGCTGCGAAAAGCCGGTGCATTCGGCCGCTTCGGGCCGTTCCAGTGCCAGGCCGCAATTCAATCCGTGCACGCCGAACGACGTCGTTCCGGCGCGACAGACTGGCCGGCGCTTGCCAAGCTTTACGAGGCGCTCCTGATGATGAAGCCGACGACCGGCGCGCGCATCAGCCACGCCGCTGTCATTGCCAAGGTAAAAGGCGCTGCTGCGGGGCTGGATCTCCTCAATGGGATGGCCGAACGTGATATCGCCAGCTACCAACCCTATTGGGCCGTTCGTGCGCATCTACTCGTCGAAGCCGGCAATACGGAGCAAGCGAGCAGCGCCTATCGTTCCGCGGTCGGATTGAGCAGCAGCGAGGCCGTGCGGCAATTTCTGCTCCGGCGCCTCGACTCCATTTCACCAGGGAATGGCTGA
- a CDS encoding peptidoglycan -binding protein: MALARNRRHQRSVDYWPGFVDALSTLLMAIMFLLTVFVVGQFILSREISGRDEVLNRLNSRINDLVQQLALEKSGKQDLEDAVANLQASLSSAESERSRLQALLAAGSGNSQAAEQRAGSLSQELDEQKQVSARALSQVELLNQQIAALRSQIAAVEAALQASESKDQSSQVKIADLGRRLNVALAQRVQELNRYRSDFFGRLREILSDRDNIRIVGDRFVFQSEVLFPSGAADLNPAGQAEMTKLAAALIDLAKEIPPEINWVLRVDGHTDNVPLSGSGRYPDNWALSSARAIAVVKFLISQGVPADRLVAAGFGEFQPIAPGDTPDARATNRRIELKLTEK, translated from the coding sequence ATGGCGCTCGCCCGAAACCGACGGCACCAGAGAAGCGTCGACTATTGGCCCGGCTTCGTCGATGCGCTGTCCACGCTGCTCATGGCGATCATGTTCCTGCTGACGGTATTCGTCGTCGGGCAGTTCATCCTCAGCCGTGAGATTTCCGGGCGTGACGAGGTGCTCAATCGTCTCAACAGCCGCATCAACGATCTCGTGCAGCAGCTGGCGCTGGAAAAGAGCGGCAAGCAGGATCTGGAAGATGCCGTCGCCAATCTGCAGGCATCGCTGTCATCGGCGGAAAGCGAACGCTCGCGGCTGCAGGCTCTGCTGGCTGCCGGTTCCGGCAACAGCCAGGCCGCAGAGCAGCGCGCCGGCTCGCTTTCGCAGGAACTCGACGAGCAGAAGCAGGTGAGCGCGCGGGCGCTGAGCCAGGTCGAACTCCTCAATCAGCAGATTGCCGCCTTGCGCAGCCAGATCGCAGCCGTCGAAGCCGCACTGCAAGCATCGGAATCCAAGGACCAGTCGTCTCAGGTCAAGATCGCCGATCTCGGCCGCCGGCTGAACGTGGCGCTGGCGCAGCGCGTGCAGGAGCTGAACCGCTATCGTTCCGACTTCTTCGGCCGCTTGCGTGAAATCCTCTCGGACCGTGACAATATCCGCATCGTCGGTGACCGCTTCGTGTTCCAGTCCGAAGTGTTGTTCCCGTCCGGCGCTGCCGATCTCAATCCGGCAGGGCAGGCGGAGATGACGAAGCTCGCGGCAGCTCTCATCGATCTCGCCAAGGAAATTCCGCCCGAGATCAATTGGGTACTGCGCGTCGACGGTCATACGGATAATGTACCGCTCTCAGGCAGTGGCCGTTATCCGGATAACTGGGCACTCTCGTCCGCGCGCGCCATCGCCGTCGTCAAGTTCCTGATCTCACAGGGCGTTCCTGCCGACAGGCTCGTTGCCGCCGGCTTCGGCGAATTCCAGCCGATCGCGCCCGGCGATACGCCAGACGCCCGCGCTACCAACCGCCGTATCGAGCTGAAGCTGACCGAAAAATAA
- a CDS encoding flagellar motor protein MotA, which produces MENVNLSDLGSTDNVSGNYAYKLSSPMAFFWTMILFLVIVGFIVAILFRQAQVAFLHNPGLNGLIVGVLVVGILLVFNHVLMLRPEVRWFNHFRAVGNADKVGRNPRLLAPMRALLGNRRAMQLSTATLRSILDSIATRLDESRDTSRYLIGLLVFLGLLGTFWGLIGTIGSINDVIQGLDAGTGDSGDILSALKSGLSGPLVGMGTAFSSSLLGLSGSLILGFLDLQAGRAQNRFYTELENWLSSVTDVGSDIAPVIEGTVGASSEDVRALSDYLRKIADEGGGQRSVTAMANLAEGIQGLVKNMRNEQQMLRDWIEAQQEEAKSMRRTLDRLADRISHTEKTGSK; this is translated from the coding sequence ATGGAAAATGTGAATCTGTCGGATCTCGGATCGACCGACAACGTATCGGGAAATTACGCCTACAAGCTTTCAAGTCCGATGGCCTTCTTCTGGACGATGATTCTTTTCCTGGTCATCGTCGGCTTCATCGTGGCGATCCTTTTTCGGCAGGCTCAGGTCGCCTTCCTGCACAATCCCGGTCTCAATGGCCTGATCGTCGGTGTTCTGGTCGTCGGTATCCTGCTCGTCTTCAACCATGTGCTGATGCTGAGGCCGGAGGTTCGCTGGTTCAATCATTTCCGCGCAGTCGGCAATGCCGACAAGGTTGGCCGCAATCCGCGGCTGCTGGCGCCGATGCGGGCGCTGCTCGGCAACCGCCGTGCCATGCAGCTTTCCACGGCGACGCTGCGCTCGATCCTCGACTCGATTGCCACGCGTCTCGACGAATCGCGCGATACCTCGCGCTATCTTATCGGCCTCCTCGTCTTTCTCGGCCTGCTCGGCACCTTCTGGGGCCTGATCGGCACGATCGGCTCGATCAATGACGTCATCCAGGGCCTCGATGCCGGCACCGGTGACAGCGGCGATATTCTGAGCGCCCTGAAATCAGGCCTCTCAGGGCCGCTGGTCGGTATGGGCACGGCCTTCTCGTCCTCGCTGCTCGGTCTGTCCGGCTCGCTGATCCTCGGCTTCCTCGATCTGCAGGCCGGCCGTGCGCAGAATCGCTTCTATACCGAGCTTGAAAACTGGCTATCCTCGGTGACGGATGTCGGTTCCGACATCGCCCCGGTCATTGAAGGCACGGTGGGCGCCTCCTCGGAAGACGTGCGGGCATTGTCGGACTATCTGCGCAAGATTGCCGACGAGGGCGGCGGCCAGCGCTCGGTGACGGCCATGGCGAACCTTGCCGAAGGCATTCAGGGGCTGGTCAAGAACATGCGCAACGAGCAGCAGATGCTGCGCGACTGGATCGAGGCGCAGCAGGAGGAGGCCAAATCGATGCGGCGCACGCTCGATCGTCTCGCCGACCGGATCAGCCACACCGAGAAGACCGGGAGCAAGTAA
- a CDS encoding inositol monophosphatase family protein, protein MARSALLNVMVQAALKAGKSLSRDFGEVQNLQVSVKGPGDFVSQADLKAQKIIRDELLKARPTYGFLGEEGEEVKGTDGAHRWIVDPLDGTTNFLHGIPLFSVSIALERNDEIVAGVIFNPATDELYTTERGGGAFLNDRRLRVASRRVLSDSVIGCGVPHLGRGNHGKFLIELRHVMGEVAGVRRLGSASLDLAYVAAGRFDGFWETGLSPWDIAAGILLIREAGGFVSDFHGGTDMLGTNSIICGNEHIQKALAEVVKRPIPTK, encoded by the coding sequence ATGGCCCGTTCTGCTCTTCTCAATGTCATGGTTCAGGCTGCCCTCAAGGCAGGCAAGTCGCTCAGCCGCGATTTCGGCGAAGTGCAGAACCTGCAGGTTTCGGTGAAGGGACCCGGCGATTTCGTCAGCCAGGCGGATCTAAAGGCGCAGAAGATCATCCGCGACGAGCTGTTGAAGGCACGCCCGACTTACGGTTTCCTCGGTGAGGAAGGCGAAGAGGTCAAGGGCACGGACGGCGCTCATCGCTGGATCGTCGATCCGCTTGATGGCACCACCAACTTCCTGCACGGCATTCCGCTGTTTTCCGTCTCGATCGCGCTCGAGCGCAACGACGAGATCGTTGCCGGTGTCATCTTCAATCCGGCGACTGATGAACTCTATACGACCGAACGCGGCGGCGGTGCATTCCTCAACGATCGCCGCCTGCGCGTTGCCTCGCGCCGCGTGCTGTCGGACAGCGTCATTGGCTGCGGCGTTCCGCATCTCGGCCGCGGCAATCACGGCAAGTTCCTCATTGAGCTGCGCCATGTCATGGGCGAGGTTGCCGGTGTCCGTCGGCTCGGCTCCGCATCGCTCGATCTTGCCTATGTTGCTGCGGGCCGCTTCGACGGCTTCTGGGAAACGGGCCTGTCTCCCTGGGACATCGCAGCCGGCATTCTGCTGATCCGCGAAGCCGGCGGTTTCGTCTCCGATTTCCACGGCGGCACCGACATGCTTGGCACCAATTCGATCATCTGCGGCAACGAGCATATCCAGAAGGCACTCGCCGAAGTGGTTAAGCGACCGATCCCGACGAAGTAA
- a CDS encoding tetratricopeptide repeat protein translates to MSSTPRFRHRSFLAVLATGFVAFPLLAAAQSGNGDTSLPGVSQPADKGARPDDNAQPDDDTTVPDAPQHSDNVMTRPLGADVGTFKTEKIQPGAEPKADSDIKPSQGVGVFERMGANLPDLPPEKPFTGKVDDAYGAFQRGYYLTAFQRALPRAQLGDPAAQTLIAELMAQGLGVKRDTKDAAFWYSKAAEGGDPTSMFKYALILMEGRDVPRDQKKADEWMKKAAEAGQPSAEFNVAQMLTAENPGPKGLQMALPYYEKSAAQGIADAQYAVSQLYLNLPDLPPEKKARAREWLSRAANAGFDTAQLDMGIWLINGTGGTQDLENGFNWMRVAAYRGNVVAQNKLAHLYINAIGTKQDPVAAATWYVISRRAGLKDPELEDFYQGIEDYQQKAAIDAANKYRRAQ, encoded by the coding sequence ATGTCGTCAACGCCTCGATTCCGCCATCGATCTTTCCTTGCCGTGCTCGCAACCGGGTTTGTGGCATTTCCATTGCTGGCTGCAGCGCAATCGGGCAATGGCGATACGTCGTTGCCGGGTGTTTCGCAGCCGGCGGACAAGGGCGCGCGGCCTGATGACAACGCACAGCCCGATGATGACACAACCGTGCCGGATGCACCGCAGCACAGCGACAATGTGATGACGCGGCCTCTGGGGGCCGATGTCGGCACCTTCAAGACCGAAAAGATCCAGCCGGGCGCGGAGCCGAAAGCCGATAGTGACATCAAGCCGTCCCAGGGTGTCGGCGTTTTCGAGCGCATGGGGGCGAACTTGCCTGACTTGCCGCCGGAAAAGCCCTTCACCGGCAAGGTGGACGATGCCTATGGCGCCTTCCAACGCGGCTATTACCTGACCGCTTTTCAGAGGGCATTGCCGCGGGCGCAGCTTGGCGATCCGGCCGCGCAGACCCTGATTGCCGAGCTGATGGCGCAAGGGCTGGGGGTCAAGCGCGACACCAAGGATGCAGCCTTCTGGTACAGCAAGGCGGCCGAGGGCGGCGATCCGACTTCGATGTTCAAATACGCGCTGATCCTGATGGAAGGGCGCGATGTGCCCCGCGACCAGAAGAAGGCCGATGAATGGATGAAGAAGGCGGCCGAAGCCGGGCAGCCTTCCGCGGAATTCAACGTAGCCCAGATGCTGACGGCCGAAAATCCCGGTCCTAAGGGCCTGCAGATGGCGCTTCCCTATTATGAGAAATCCGCCGCGCAGGGCATCGCCGACGCGCAGTACGCCGTGTCGCAGCTCTATCTGAACCTTCCCGACCTGCCGCCGGAAAAGAAAGCTCGCGCGCGGGAGTGGCTGTCGCGTGCCGCCAATGCCGGCTTCGACACCGCGCAGCTCGACATGGGCATCTGGCTGATCAACGGCACCGGCGGCACGCAGGATCTCGAAAACGGCTTCAACTGGATGCGGGTTGCCGCCTATCGCGGCAATGTCGTCGCGCAAAACAAGCTGGCGCACCTTTATATCAATGCCATCGGTACGAAGCAGGATCCGGTGGCTGCCGCCACCTGGTATGTCATTTCCCGTCGCGCCGGCCTGAAGGATCCCGAGCTTGAGGATTTCTATCAGGGCATCGAGGACTATCAGCAGAAGGCGGCCATCGACGCTGCCAACAAGTATCGGCGCGCGCAGTAA